A stretch of Allostreptomyces psammosilenae DNA encodes these proteins:
- a CDS encoding dienelactone hydrolase family protein has translation MPTSDTESVRITLPDATVVGDLAVPPGARGMVLFAHGSGSSRHSPRNRAVAQTLREAGFGTLLMDLLTADEERRDMVTAEYRFDIPLLARRLCGAVDHLAGPPPAERGAPAPPRVARAADLPIGLFGASTGAAAALVAAAMRPERVRSVVSRGGRPDLAGSALAQVRAPVLMIVGGHDQEVLRLNEQAADQLGGPFAIHVVPGATHLFEEPGALDQVAVLAADWFTRTTTDEPPPTGPGAGRSPGPAGPGEAT, from the coding sequence ATGCCCACCTCGGACACCGAGAGCGTGCGGATCACCCTCCCCGACGCCACCGTCGTCGGAGACCTCGCCGTCCCGCCCGGGGCCCGTGGCATGGTGCTGTTCGCCCACGGCAGCGGCAGCTCCCGGCACAGCCCGCGCAACCGGGCCGTCGCCCAGACGCTCCGCGAGGCCGGGTTCGGCACCCTGCTGATGGACCTGCTGACGGCCGACGAGGAACGCCGCGACATGGTCACCGCCGAGTACCGCTTCGACATCCCGCTGCTGGCACGGCGGCTGTGCGGGGCGGTGGACCACCTGGCCGGCCCGCCGCCGGCCGAGCGCGGGGCACCGGCGCCGCCGCGGGTGGCGCGCGCCGCCGACCTGCCGATCGGCCTGTTCGGCGCCAGCACCGGCGCGGCGGCGGCGCTGGTCGCGGCGGCGATGCGCCCCGAACGGGTGCGCTCGGTGGTCTCCCGGGGCGGCCGGCCGGACCTGGCCGGCTCCGCCCTGGCCCAGGTGCGCGCGCCGGTGCTGATGATCGTCGGCGGCCACGACCAGGAGGTGCTGCGCCTCAACGAGCAGGCCGCCGACCAGCTCGGCGGGCCGTTCGCGATCCACGTCGTCCCCGGCGCCACCCACCTGTTCGAGGAGCCCGGGGCGCTCGACCAGGTCGCCGTGCTGGCCGCCGACTGGTTCACCCGGACCACCACCGACGAGCCACCGCCCACCGGCCCCGGGGCGGGCCGGTCGCCCGGCCCGGCCGGGCCCGGGGAGGCGACGTGA
- a CDS encoding DUF2267 domain-containing protein, with the protein MDAGEFVARVRERGEYPDREEAERVCAAVLSVLGHRLGLGEPEDLAAQLPSPLAEAVLSDAGTSGHTWGVEEFLRHVAEATGGTVDTARLDASAVLSTLAEAVHGGELNQLISQLPPAYTRLFGLPGLA; encoded by the coding sequence ATGGACGCCGGCGAGTTCGTGGCCCGGGTCCGCGAGCGCGGGGAGTACCCCGACCGGGAGGAGGCGGAGCGGGTCTGCGCGGCCGTGCTCTCCGTCCTCGGCCACCGGCTGGGCCTCGGCGAACCGGAGGACCTGGCGGCGCAGCTGCCCAGCCCGCTGGCCGAGGCCGTGCTCAGCGACGCCGGGACCAGCGGGCACACCTGGGGCGTGGAGGAGTTCCTGCGGCACGTCGCCGAGGCGACCGGCGGGACGGTCGACACCGCCCGCCTGGACGCCAGCGCCGTGCTCTCCACGCTGGCCGAGGCGGTGCACGGCGGCGAGCTGAACCAGCTGATCAGCCAGCTCCCCCCGGCCTACACCCGGCTGTTCGGCCTGCCCGGACTGGCCTAG
- a CDS encoding LacI family DNA-binding transcriptional regulator, whose amino-acid sequence MVTIKDVAERAGVAPSTVSYVLSGSRKISPATVRSVRAAVEELGYHPNAGARTLRTTRTGVLALALPLRSGSYRAVDGRFIVDISDAARLLGYDILLTTAPDGEAGLRRIAGSRLADGAVLMTVEMDDPRIAAMRELSFPVALLGRPADDQHTPWADLDWEEAAATAVAACAAAGHRHVGYLATTDREIRARRSYAVRGIAGARRAAREARAAGLRLDVHRSTGDPDRLRARLLHLLAGPDRPTALVVQHASVLPQILQAVATAGLRLPDDLTLVAVGTLPDDLGGVDLTRIDLPVRQMAAEVTRLAVGAVEGNRRTPPATDDAAHSDDDSDAASPHALLRPVLTPGRTLAAPPTAPTR is encoded by the coding sequence ATGGTCACGATCAAGGACGTCGCCGAGCGGGCCGGAGTGGCCCCCAGCACCGTCTCCTACGTGCTCAGCGGCTCCCGCAAGATCTCGCCCGCCACCGTGCGCAGCGTCCGGGCGGCCGTCGAGGAACTCGGCTACCACCCCAACGCCGGCGCCCGCACCCTGCGCACCACCCGCACCGGGGTCCTGGCGCTCGCCCTGCCGCTGCGCTCCGGCTCCTACCGCGCCGTGGACGGGCGGTTCATCGTCGACATCAGCGACGCCGCCCGCCTCCTCGGCTACGACATCCTGCTGACCACGGCCCCCGACGGGGAGGCCGGCCTGCGCCGCATCGCCGGCAGCCGGCTCGCCGACGGCGCCGTGCTGATGACCGTCGAGATGGACGACCCGCGCATCGCGGCCATGCGGGAGCTGTCCTTCCCGGTCGCCCTGCTCGGCCGGCCGGCCGACGACCAGCACACCCCCTGGGCCGACCTCGACTGGGAGGAGGCCGCCGCCACCGCCGTGGCCGCCTGCGCCGCCGCCGGCCACCGGCACGTCGGCTACCTCGCCACCACCGACCGCGAGATCCGCGCCCGCCGCAGCTACGCGGTCCGCGGCATCGCCGGCGCCCGCCGGGCGGCACGCGAGGCCAGGGCGGCCGGCCTCCGACTCGACGTGCACCGCTCCACCGGCGACCCCGACCGGCTGCGCGCCCGGCTGCTGCACCTGCTGGCCGGCCCCGACCGGCCCACCGCGCTCGTCGTCCAGCACGCCTCCGTGCTGCCGCAGATCCTGCAGGCCGTCGCCACCGCGGGCCTGCGCCTCCCCGACGACCTCACCCTGGTCGCCGTGGGCACCCTGCCGGACGACCTCGGCGGCGTGGACCTCACCCGGATCGACCTGCCGGTGCGCCAGATGGCCGCCGAGGTCACCCGGCTCGCCGTCGGCGCCGTCGAGGGCAACCGGCGGACACCGCCCGCCACGGACGACGCCGCCCACTCCGACGACGACTCCGACGCCGCCTCCCCGCACGCGCTGCTGCGCCCCGTCCTCACCCCCGGCCGAACCCTGGCCGCGCCCCCCACCGCCCCGACGCGCTGA
- a CDS encoding ABC transporter substrate-binding protein, producing MRTPRSRTRAAATAACLAVLSGIVGCARTPDPDTLVLMNSSTDEPQHTWNQELLDACGRRLGVRVEQVSVPAPQVVSKALRMASSRSLPDVLMLDGSKLPQFADTGGLVPLDELGITTDGLGDGAVSLGSYQGEFYGIARTVNSLALFYNADLLAQHGLEPPTTWDELRSAAAELTGDGTYGMSFSASASDDGTFQFLPFLWSNGADETRLDSPEAAEALTFWKDLLDDGSVSSAVVNWTQQDANDQFVAGNAAMMVNGPWQVPVLSEHPELDWRVAPMPVPEAGDAPVVPLGGEVMTVPRTGDPERQRRAAELVRCLNTEDNQLAWAERVNNVPTLRSASEAYQREHPDLAAFAAQVETARSRTARAGTGWPQISTAIHGAVQSALTGGATPEQALEHAQSQVPAATPGS from the coding sequence ATGAGAACCCCCCGCAGCCGCACCCGGGCAGCCGCCACGGCCGCCTGCCTCGCGGTGCTCTCCGGGATCGTCGGGTGTGCCCGCACCCCCGACCCGGACACCCTCGTCCTGATGAACTCCTCCACCGACGAGCCCCAGCACACCTGGAACCAGGAACTCCTGGACGCCTGCGGCCGACGGCTCGGCGTGCGGGTCGAGCAGGTCAGCGTCCCCGCACCGCAGGTCGTCTCCAAGGCGCTGCGGATGGCCTCCTCCCGCTCCCTGCCCGACGTGCTGATGCTGGACGGTTCCAAGCTGCCGCAGTTCGCCGACACCGGCGGCCTGGTCCCGCTCGACGAACTCGGCATCACCACCGACGGCCTCGGCGACGGCGCCGTCTCCCTGGGCAGCTACCAGGGCGAGTTCTACGGGATCGCCCGCACGGTCAACTCCCTCGCCCTGTTCTACAACGCCGACCTGCTCGCCCAGCACGGCCTGGAACCCCCCACCACCTGGGACGAACTGCGCAGCGCAGCCGCCGAACTCACCGGCGACGGCACCTACGGCATGTCGTTCAGCGCCTCGGCCAGCGACGACGGCACCTTCCAGTTCCTGCCGTTCCTGTGGTCCAACGGCGCCGACGAGACCCGGCTGGACAGCCCCGAGGCCGCCGAGGCCCTCACCTTCTGGAAGGACCTCCTCGACGACGGCTCGGTCTCCTCCGCGGTCGTCAACTGGACCCAGCAGGACGCCAACGACCAGTTCGTCGCCGGGAACGCCGCCATGATGGTCAACGGCCCCTGGCAGGTCCCGGTGCTGTCCGAACACCCCGAACTGGACTGGCGCGTGGCGCCGATGCCGGTGCCCGAGGCCGGCGACGCGCCCGTCGTCCCGCTCGGCGGCGAGGTGATGACCGTGCCCCGCACCGGCGACCCGGAGCGCCAGCGGCGCGCCGCCGAACTGGTCCGCTGCCTCAACACCGAGGACAACCAGCTGGCCTGGGCGGAGCGGGTCAACAACGTCCCCACCCTCCGCTCGGCCTCCGAGGCCTACCAGCGGGAACACCCCGACCTGGCCGCGTTCGCCGCCCAGGTCGAGACCGCCCGCTCGCGCACCGCCCGCGCCGGCACCGGATGGCCGCAGATCTCCACCGCCATCCACGGGGCCGTGCAGTCCGCCCTCACCGGGGGCGCCACCCCCGAACAGGCCCTGGAACACGCCCAGTCCCAGGTCCCCGCGGCCACCCCCGGGTCGTGA
- a CDS encoding carbohydrate ABC transporter permease codes for MTTTTLGPAVTPRPGAATDPDRRRAHRRATLLQWGFLAPAVLYMLAFFGYPLVRNVVMSFQHYTPRTYFTGEAPFNGLDNWRAVLGDPLFAEALWHTLLFTAGSLLGQFTIGLALAAFFSRRFPLGGLVRAVLLLPWLIPMVVSAVVWRRLLDQETGVVNQILEALNLTSSGVPWLSSPSVALLAVTLVNIWIGIPFNMVILYGGLQEIPRELYEAAALDGAGAWRTFRSVTLPLLRPVATVVLVLGFMSTVKMLDLILALTDGGPANATQTLGTQTYQLSFLELDFGQGAVVGNVLILISAVFAVIYLRANRTDFGTGQGK; via the coding sequence ATGACCACCACGACCCTCGGCCCGGCCGTCACACCCCGCCCCGGAGCCGCCACCGACCCGGACCGCCGCCGCGCCCACCGCCGCGCCACCCTCCTGCAGTGGGGATTCCTGGCGCCCGCCGTCCTGTACATGCTGGCCTTCTTCGGCTACCCGCTCGTCCGCAACGTCGTGATGAGCTTCCAGCACTACACCCCACGCACCTACTTCACCGGCGAGGCGCCCTTCAACGGCCTGGACAACTGGCGCGCCGTGCTCGGCGACCCGCTGTTCGCCGAGGCCCTGTGGCACACGCTGCTGTTCACCGCCGGCTCGCTGCTCGGCCAGTTCACCATCGGCCTGGCCCTGGCCGCCTTCTTCAGCCGGCGCTTCCCGCTGGGCGGCCTGGTCCGCGCCGTCCTGCTGCTGCCCTGGCTGATCCCCATGGTGGTCTCCGCCGTGGTCTGGCGCCGCCTGCTCGACCAGGAGACCGGCGTGGTCAACCAGATCCTGGAGGCGCTGAACCTCACCTCCTCCGGCGTGCCCTGGCTGTCCAGCCCCAGCGTCGCCCTGCTCGCGGTGACCCTGGTGAACATCTGGATCGGCATCCCGTTCAACATGGTCATCCTCTACGGCGGCCTCCAGGAGATCCCGCGCGAGCTGTACGAGGCCGCCGCGCTGGACGGCGCCGGCGCCTGGCGGACCTTCCGCAGCGTCACCCTGCCGCTGCTCCGGCCGGTCGCCACCGTCGTGCTGGTGCTGGGCTTCATGTCCACGGTCAAGATGCTCGACCTGATCCTCGCCCTCACCGACGGCGGGCCGGCGAACGCCACCCAGACCCTCGGCACCCAGACCTACCAGCTCTCCTTCCTGGAACTGGACTTCGGCCAGGGCGCCGTCGTCGGCAACGTCCTCATCCTGATCAGCGCGGTCTTCGCGGTGATCTACCTGCGCGCCAACCGCACCGACTTCGGCACCGGACAGGGGAAGTGA
- a CDS encoding carbohydrate ABC transporter permease, whose product MTTTTRRATRARDTAIALVVLAVLLFPVYWMVNTALQPGVDLASTSFLPTSPSLENFREALSSQGGNLLTSLGVALGATLVCLLLAAPAAYALAQFGLRGGRGIVFGTLITQMVPGIVIANALYGAYVDLRLVNSFLGLVLADASLGLPFAIVLLRAFMVSIPREVVEAAMVDGAGRLRAFVSVVLPMSRNALITAGLFAFLYAWSDFMFALTLNTTDDIKPITLGIYEYIGAHVSDWGAVMAAAVLSSIPAAALLVLAQRYVAAGITGGSVK is encoded by the coding sequence ATGACCACCACGACCCGCCGGGCCACCCGCGCCCGCGACACCGCCATCGCCCTGGTCGTCCTCGCCGTGCTGCTCTTCCCCGTCTACTGGATGGTCAACACCGCCCTGCAACCCGGCGTGGACCTGGCCAGCACCTCCTTCCTGCCCACCTCGCCCAGCCTGGAGAACTTCCGCGAGGCGCTGAGCAGCCAGGGCGGCAACCTGCTGACCAGCCTCGGCGTCGCCCTCGGCGCCACCCTGGTCTGCCTGCTGCTCGCCGCCCCCGCCGCCTACGCGCTGGCCCAGTTCGGGCTGCGCGGCGGCCGCGGCATCGTCTTCGGCACGCTGATCACCCAGATGGTCCCCGGCATCGTCATCGCCAACGCCCTCTACGGCGCCTACGTGGACCTCCGGCTGGTCAACTCCTTCCTCGGCCTCGTCCTCGCCGACGCCTCCCTCGGCCTGCCCTTCGCCATCGTGCTGCTGCGCGCCTTCATGGTCTCCATCCCCCGCGAGGTGGTGGAGGCCGCCATGGTCGACGGCGCCGGACGGCTGCGCGCCTTCGTCAGCGTCGTGCTCCCGATGAGCCGCAACGCGCTGATCACCGCCGGCCTGTTCGCCTTCCTCTACGCGTGGAGCGACTTCATGTTCGCCCTCACGCTCAACACCACCGACGACATCAAGCCGATCACCCTCGGCATCTACGAGTACATCGGCGCCCACGTCAGCGACTGGGGCGCCGTCATGGCCGCGGCCGTGCTCTCCTCGATCCCGGCCGCCGCCCTGCTCGTCCTCGCCCAGCGGTACGTCGCCGCCGGCATCACCGGCGGGTCGGTCAAGTGA
- a CDS encoding GH1 family beta-glucosidase has translation MSDFPTFPAGFTFGAATASYQIEGAATEDGRGPSIWDTYAHTPGRTADGATGDVACDHYHRYPEDVELLRRLGVDSYRFSVAWPRVQPDGRGPVNPKGLDFYDRLVDALLEAGIAPAVTLYHWDLPQALEDHGGWRVRDTAERFADYTRIVVDHLGDRVGRWITLNEPFCSAFNGYAVGRHAPGAQEGTGALAAAHHLLLAHGLAVGELRAAGAREVGITLNLDHIRPASDSEADLGALRRAEVLHNLVWTEPILAGRYPEHERETWGAMLDGSFRRDGDLETISAPLDFLGINYYRPLLVADAPHQRQDPAARTAVDIRVREVPWEGVRHTTMGWPVVPDTFTELLLDLTARYPDLPPIHITENGSAEDDRVGADGQVHDTDRVGYLRDHLHALAAAVDAGVDVRGYYVWSLLDNFEWAFGYDRRFGIVRVDYDTLERTPKDSYAWYADLIAAHRERTAAEQ, from the coding sequence GTGAGCGACTTCCCGACCTTCCCCGCGGGATTCACCTTCGGCGCCGCCACCGCCAGCTACCAGATCGAGGGCGCAGCCACCGAGGACGGCCGCGGACCCTCCATCTGGGACACCTACGCGCACACCCCCGGCCGCACCGCCGACGGCGCCACCGGCGACGTCGCCTGCGACCACTACCACCGCTACCCGGAGGACGTCGAACTGCTGCGCCGCCTCGGCGTGGACAGCTACCGCTTCTCCGTCGCCTGGCCCCGCGTCCAGCCCGACGGCCGCGGACCGGTCAACCCCAAGGGCCTGGACTTCTACGACCGGCTGGTCGACGCCCTGCTGGAGGCCGGGATCGCCCCCGCCGTCACGCTCTACCACTGGGACCTGCCGCAGGCCCTGGAGGACCACGGCGGCTGGCGTGTCCGCGACACCGCCGAACGCTTCGCCGACTACACCCGGATCGTCGTCGACCACCTCGGCGACCGGGTCGGCCGCTGGATCACCCTCAACGAGCCCTTCTGCTCCGCCTTCAACGGCTACGCCGTCGGCCGGCACGCCCCCGGCGCCCAGGAGGGCACCGGCGCCCTCGCCGCCGCCCACCACCTGCTGCTCGCCCACGGCCTCGCGGTCGGCGAACTGCGCGCCGCCGGCGCCCGCGAGGTCGGCATCACCCTCAACCTCGACCACATCCGGCCCGCCTCCGACAGCGAGGCCGACCTCGGCGCGCTGCGCCGCGCCGAGGTGCTGCACAACCTGGTGTGGACCGAACCCATCCTCGCCGGCCGCTACCCCGAACACGAGCGGGAGACCTGGGGCGCCATGCTCGACGGCTCCTTCCGGCGCGACGGCGACCTGGAGACCATCTCCGCCCCGCTCGACTTCCTCGGCATCAACTACTACCGACCCCTCCTCGTCGCCGACGCCCCCCACCAGCGCCAGGACCCGGCCGCCCGCACCGCCGTGGACATCCGGGTCCGCGAGGTCCCCTGGGAGGGCGTGCGGCACACCACCATGGGCTGGCCGGTCGTCCCCGACACCTTCACCGAACTCCTCCTGGACCTCACCGCGCGCTACCCCGACCTGCCGCCCATCCACATCACCGAGAACGGCTCCGCCGAGGACGACCGGGTCGGCGCCGACGGGCAGGTGCACGACACCGACCGCGTCGGCTACCTGCGGGACCACCTGCACGCCCTCGCCGCCGCCGTCGACGCCGGCGTCGACGTGCGCGGCTACTACGTCTGGTCGCTGCTGGACAACTTCGAGTGGGCCTTCGGCTACGACCGCCGCTTCGGCATCGTCCGCGTCGACTACGACACCCTGGAGCGCACCCCCAAGGACAGCTACGCCTGGTACGCCGACCTCATCGCCGCCCACCGCGAGCGGACGGCGGCCGAGCAGTGA
- the yicI gene encoding alpha-xylosidase, with protein MKFTDGFWQMRPGHTAAHATEIRDVDASDGRLTLYAAVKRVQRRGDTLNTPLLTVELFAPAPGVIGVRATHLAGAAPRTPDFPLAGAPGGPAPTADEHRPTAGLHGTVAELASGTLTARVDTAAPWRLDFRSGGRTLTSNGAKGTGFVTTADGAHHSVAQLSLGVGELVYGLGERFTPFVRNGQSVDIWQADGGTSSEQAYKNVPFYLTNRGYGVFVNSPGRVSFEVGSESVGQVQFSTESQTLEYYVIDGPTPKEVLDRYTALTGRPALPPAWSFGLWLSTSFTTDYDERTVTEFVQGMADRGIPLSVFHFDCFWMREYRWCDFEWDPRVFPDPEGMLRRLRERGLRISVWINPYIAQASPLFAEGAREGYLLRRPDGGVWQWDMWQAGMALVDFTNPAARQWYAGKLRRLLDQGVDCFKTDFGERVPTEDVAWFDGSDPERMHNYYTQLYNATVFEVLREARGEGEAVLFARSATAGGQRYPVHWGGDCASTFGAMAESLRGGLSLGASGFGYWSHDIGGFEGTPDPAVFKRWLAFGLLSSHSRLHGSRSYRVPWAFDEESVTVAREFTRLKCRLMPYLYGAAVQAHRHGTPVMRPMLLEFPDDPATHHLDRQYMLGDALLVAPVLSEDGEVEYYVPEGTWTDLLTGRTVSGPGWRRETHGFDTLPLLVRPGTVLPVGARSDRPDHDWRHGVELRVYALADGAEVVTPLPDPDGTTGTVFTTRRRGDELTVEATGERAADGPWRVLLVGERPAGPARGAGATVDGTPQGAVVAVPAGTTRVAVTLAPAD; from the coding sequence GTGAAGTTCACCGACGGCTTCTGGCAGATGCGCCCGGGCCACACCGCCGCGCACGCCACCGAGATCCGCGACGTCGACGCCTCCGACGGCAGGCTCACCCTGTACGCCGCGGTCAAGCGCGTCCAGCGGCGCGGCGACACCCTCAACACCCCGCTGCTCACCGTCGAACTGTTCGCCCCGGCGCCCGGCGTGATCGGCGTGCGCGCCACCCACCTGGCCGGCGCCGCCCCGCGCACCCCCGACTTCCCGCTGGCCGGGGCCCCGGGCGGGCCGGCGCCCACCGCCGACGAGCACCGCCCGACCGCCGGCCTCCACGGCACCGTCGCCGAACTGGCCTCCGGCACCCTGACCGCGCGCGTCGACACCGCCGCACCCTGGCGGCTCGACTTCCGCTCCGGCGGACGCACCCTGACCAGCAACGGCGCCAAGGGCACCGGCTTCGTCACCACCGCCGACGGCGCCCACCACAGCGTCGCCCAGCTCTCCCTCGGCGTCGGGGAACTCGTCTACGGCCTCGGCGAACGCTTCACCCCGTTCGTGCGGAACGGGCAGTCCGTGGACATCTGGCAGGCCGACGGCGGCACCAGCAGCGAGCAGGCCTACAAGAACGTCCCCTTCTACCTCACCAACCGCGGCTACGGGGTGTTCGTCAACTCGCCCGGCCGCGTCTCCTTCGAGGTCGGCTCCGAATCGGTCGGACAGGTGCAGTTCAGCACCGAGTCGCAGACCCTGGAGTACTACGTCATCGACGGCCCCACCCCCAAGGAGGTGCTGGACCGCTACACCGCGCTCACCGGACGCCCCGCCCTCCCGCCGGCGTGGTCCTTCGGCCTGTGGCTGTCCACCTCCTTCACCACCGACTACGACGAGCGGACCGTCACCGAGTTCGTCCAGGGCATGGCCGACCGCGGCATCCCGCTCAGCGTCTTCCACTTCGACTGCTTCTGGATGCGCGAGTACCGCTGGTGCGACTTCGAGTGGGACCCGCGCGTCTTCCCCGACCCCGAGGGCATGCTGCGCCGCCTGCGGGAGCGCGGACTGCGGATCAGCGTGTGGATCAACCCCTACATCGCCCAGGCCTCCCCGCTGTTCGCCGAGGGCGCCCGCGAGGGCTACCTGCTGCGCCGGCCGGACGGCGGCGTGTGGCAGTGGGACATGTGGCAGGCCGGCATGGCGCTGGTCGACTTCACCAACCCGGCCGCCCGGCAGTGGTACGCGGGCAAGCTGCGCCGGCTGCTCGACCAGGGCGTGGACTGCTTCAAGACGGACTTCGGCGAGCGCGTCCCCACCGAGGACGTCGCCTGGTTCGACGGCTCCGACCCGGAGCGGATGCACAACTACTACACCCAGCTGTACAACGCCACCGTCTTCGAGGTGCTGCGCGAGGCCCGCGGCGAGGGCGAGGCGGTGCTCTTCGCCCGCTCCGCCACCGCCGGCGGACAGCGCTACCCGGTGCACTGGGGCGGCGACTGCGCCTCCACCTTCGGCGCCATGGCGGAGAGCCTGCGCGGCGGGCTCTCCCTCGGGGCCAGCGGTTTCGGCTACTGGAGCCACGACATCGGCGGCTTCGAGGGCACCCCGGACCCGGCCGTCTTCAAGCGCTGGCTCGCCTTCGGCCTGCTCTCCTCGCACAGCCGGCTGCACGGCAGCCGCTCCTACCGGGTGCCGTGGGCGTTCGACGAGGAGTCGGTGACGGTCGCCCGGGAGTTCACCCGGCTCAAGTGCCGGCTCATGCCCTACCTCTACGGCGCGGCCGTGCAGGCCCACCGGCACGGCACCCCGGTGATGCGCCCGATGCTGCTGGAGTTCCCGGACGACCCGGCCACCCACCACCTGGACCGGCAGTACATGCTCGGTGACGCCCTGCTGGTCGCCCCGGTGCTGAGCGAGGACGGCGAGGTGGAGTACTACGTGCCGGAGGGCACCTGGACCGACCTGCTCACCGGCCGCACCGTGTCCGGGCCCGGCTGGCGCCGGGAGACCCACGGCTTCGACACCCTGCCGCTGCTCGTCCGCCCCGGCACCGTGCTGCCGGTCGGGGCCCGCTCGGACCGGCCGGACCACGACTGGCGGCACGGCGTGGAGCTGCGGGTGTACGCGCTCGCGGACGGGGCCGAGGTGGTCACCCCGCTGCCGGACCCCGACGGCACCACGGGCACCGTCTTCACCACCCGCAGGCGCGGCGACGAGCTCACCGTCGAGGCCACCGGGGAGCGCGCCGCGGACGGGCCGTGGCGGGTGCTGCTGGTGGGGGAGCGCCCGGCCGGTCCGGCGCGCGGCGCGGGGGCGACCGTCGACGGCACCCCGCAGGGCGCCGTGGTCGCCGTCCCCGCCGGGACGACCCGCGTGGCGGTCACCCTCGCCCCGGCCGACTGA
- a CDS encoding 1-phosphofructokinase family hexose kinase, with product MTLKTMVMAPVPILTVTIEADDGEGAEIHVHAGGQGLWQARVLASLDVPVVLCGCFGGESGGVVQQLVRDEGIAVRPVARTGANGAYVHDRRSGERVIVAETPGDPLTRHELDDLYNAALAEGLRADICLLSGPADPALVHADAYRRLAHDLRSNGKRVIVDLTGPLLEASLAGGVDLLKISHEEVLDDGRAAGDEPRELVPAMRRLREQGADTVVVSRADRSTLALVGEEVREVVLPHMEVAEPKGAGDSMTAGMAAGLARGLDIEGAVRLGAAAGALNVTRHGLGTVHPDAAEQMARRVTLRDLRL from the coding sequence GTGACCCTGAAGACCATGGTGATGGCGCCCGTGCCGATCCTCACCGTCACCATCGAGGCCGACGACGGGGAAGGGGCGGAGATCCACGTCCACGCCGGCGGCCAGGGGCTGTGGCAGGCCCGGGTGCTGGCCAGCCTGGACGTGCCGGTGGTGCTCTGCGGCTGCTTCGGCGGCGAGTCCGGCGGCGTCGTGCAGCAGCTGGTGCGCGACGAGGGGATCGCGGTCCGGCCGGTGGCCCGCACCGGCGCCAACGGCGCATACGTGCACGACCGGCGCAGCGGCGAGCGGGTCATCGTCGCCGAGACCCCCGGTGACCCGCTCACCCGGCACGAACTGGACGACCTGTACAACGCGGCGCTGGCCGAGGGGCTGCGGGCGGACATCTGCCTGCTCTCCGGCCCGGCCGACCCCGCGCTGGTGCACGCCGACGCCTACCGGCGGCTCGCCCACGACCTGCGGTCCAACGGCAAGCGGGTGATCGTGGACCTGACCGGGCCGTTGCTGGAGGCGAGCCTCGCCGGCGGCGTGGACCTGCTGAAGATCAGCCACGAGGAGGTCCTCGACGACGGGCGCGCCGCGGGTGACGAGCCGCGGGAGCTGGTGCCGGCCATGCGGCGGCTGCGCGAGCAGGGGGCGGACACCGTCGTGGTCTCCCGCGCCGACCGGTCCACCCTGGCGCTGGTGGGGGAGGAGGTGCGGGAGGTGGTGCTGCCGCACATGGAGGTGGCCGAGCCCAAGGGCGCGGGCGACTCGATGACCGCCGGGATGGCCGCCGGCCTGGCGCGCGGCCTGGACATCGAGGGAGCCGTCCGGCTCGGTGCCGCGGCCGGCGCGCTCAACGTCACCCGGCACGGTCTCGGCACGGTGCACCCGGACGCGGCGGAGCAGATGGCCCGCCGGGTGACGCTGCGCGACCTGCGGTTGTGA
- a CDS encoding FadR/GntR family transcriptional regulator, with product MTVTDAAIDRIRQMIIDGTLRPGDRLPRESDLAERLGLSRSSLREAVRALSLVHVLDVRHGDGTYVSSLDPGLLADAMGFVVDLHRDDTVLHFLEVRRILEPAATAMAATTMSDADAAGLGELLDTLGPEPTVDALVACDLEFHRRIAAGSGNPVLCSLIDGLSGPLQRARIWRGLTQQEATARTLAEHRAIQEAIAGRRPEVARAWATVHIAGLEDWLRRAL from the coding sequence ATGACAGTCACGGACGCGGCGATCGACCGGATCCGCCAGATGATCATCGACGGGACACTGCGCCCGGGCGACCGGCTGCCGCGCGAGTCCGACCTCGCGGAACGACTCGGGCTGTCCCGCAGCTCGCTGCGCGAGGCCGTCCGCGCGCTCTCCCTGGTGCACGTGCTGGACGTGCGGCACGGCGACGGCACCTACGTCAGCAGCCTCGATCCGGGGCTGCTGGCCGACGCCATGGGCTTCGTCGTCGACCTGCACCGGGACGACACCGTCCTGCACTTCCTGGAGGTGCGCCGGATCCTGGAGCCGGCCGCCACCGCCATGGCCGCCACCACGATGTCCGACGCCGACGCCGCGGGGCTCGGCGAACTGCTGGACACCCTCGGCCCGGAGCCGACGGTGGACGCGCTGGTGGCGTGCGACCTGGAGTTCCACCGGCGGATCGCAGCGGGCTCGGGCAACCCCGTGCTCTGCTCGCTGATCGACGGCCTGTCCGGCCCGCTCCAGCGGGCCCGGATCTGGCGCGGGCTGACCCAGCAGGAGGCGACGGCCCGCACCCTCGCCGAGCACCGGGCGATCCAGGAGGCGATCGCCGGGCGCCGGCCGGAGGTGGCCCGGGCCTGGGCGACCGTGCACATCGCCGGCCTGGAGGACTGGCTGCGCCGGGCGCTGTGA